In Helicobacter anatolicus, a single genomic region encodes these proteins:
- the ffh gene encoding signal recognition particle protein, which yields MFDTLGSTFRNVVGKIRFNDDEKSLSRALDELKKSLLKNDVHHKVTKEIIQQVESQTKAKGIGRQNFLDSLQNAILSILQTSKSYGFVFANKPPTTILMAGLQGSGKTTTSAKLANYLKIKNKKVLLAACDLQRLAAIKQLKQLGEQIEVEVFSIEENHDPISIAKLAKQKAIESHFDVLIIDTAGRLAIDEDLMQELQQIKEAIIPDEIFYVADSLSGQDGVRTAASFNEKLDLSGVILSKFDSDSKGGIALSIAYQIGIPLRFIGTGEKIPDFDIFIPDRIVSRLMGAGDIASLAEKTASIIDQKEAKTLTKKIKKGQFTFMDFIAQIENIKKLGSMSSIISMIPGLGGMAGALKNVDLDNSIEIKNIKAMVNSMTPKERENPDLLNGSRRKRIAQGSGLEVSDINRLIKQFDNAAKMAKKFSNKASMQELMSMMGQMQNFKR from the coding sequence ATGTTTGATACATTAGGAAGTACTTTTAGAAATGTTGTAGGAAAAATACGTTTTAACGATGATGAAAAATCTCTTTCTAGAGCATTGGACGAGTTAAAAAAATCTTTATTAAAAAATGATGTTCATCATAAAGTGACTAAAGAAATTATTCAACAAGTAGAAAGTCAGACAAAAGCAAAGGGTATTGGTAGACAAAACTTTTTAGATTCTTTGCAAAATGCAATTCTATCTATCTTACAAACTAGTAAATCCTATGGCTTTGTTTTTGCAAATAAACCTCCCACTACAATTCTTATGGCAGGACTTCAAGGAAGTGGAAAAACTACAACTAGCGCAAAACTTGCAAATTATCTCAAAATAAAAAACAAAAAAGTTTTACTTGCAGCCTGTGATTTACAAAGACTTGCAGCTATCAAACAACTCAAACAACTTGGCGAACAAATTGAAGTAGAAGTTTTTAGCATTGAAGAAAACCACGATCCTATCTCTATCGCAAAACTCGCCAAGCAAAAAGCCATTGAATCACATTTTGATGTACTAATTATCGATACTGCTGGACGTTTAGCAATTGATGAAGACCTTATGCAAGAACTACAACAAATCAAAGAGGCAATTATTCCTGATGAAATTTTTTATGTTGCAGATTCTTTAAGTGGTCAAGATGGAGTAAGGACTGCAGCAAGTTTTAATGAAAAGTTAGATCTAAGTGGGGTAATTCTAAGTAAATTCGATAGTGATAGCAAGGGGGGTATAGCACTTTCCATTGCTTATCAAATTGGTATTCCTTTGCGTTTCATTGGAACGGGGGAAAAGATTCCTGATTTTGATATTTTTATTCCCGATCGTATTGTTTCAAGATTAATGGGAGCAGGAGACATTGCTTCTCTTGCAGAAAAAACAGCTAGCATTATTGATCAAAAAGAAGCTAAAACACTCACCAAAAAAATTAAAAAAGGGCAATTTACTTTTATGGATTTTATTGCTCAAATTGAAAATATCAAAAAACTTGGCTCAATGAGTTCAATTATCTCAATGATTCCAGGGCTTGGTGGAATGGCAGGGGCGCTCAAAAATGTAGATCTTGATAATTCCATAGAAATTAAAAATATCAAAGCTATGGTAAATTCTATGACCCCAAAAGAAAGAGAGAATCCTGACTTGCTTAATGGAAGTAGAAGAAAACGCATTGCACAAGGTTCGGGTCTTGAAGTTAGTGATATCAATCGCCTCATTAAACAGTTTGACAATGCTGCAAAAATGGCAAAAAAATTTTCTAACAAGGCAAGCATGCAAGAATTAATGAGTATGATGGGGCAAATGCAAAACTTTAAAAGATAA
- a CDS encoding S24 family peptidase yields the protein MGDSMDPLINNESIVFCDKMEKSIKNGKVYAINTIDGVFVKECFLQGELLKLESINKEYPPLFFNLKDIFKVSQEELPIIDVDSMPF from the coding sequence ATAGGTGATAGCATGGACCCATTAATTAATAATGAAAGCATAGTATTTTGTGATAAAATGGAAAAAAGTATAAAAAATGGAAAAGTTTATGCCATTAATACTATTGATGGAGTTTTTGTAAAAGAATGTTTTTTACAGGGAGAATTATTAAAACTAGAATCTATCAATAAAGAATATCCACCATTATTCTTTAATCTCAAAGATATTTTTAAAGTATCACAAGAAGAACTACCCATTATTGATGTAGATTCCATGCCATTTTAA
- a CDS encoding XRE family transcriptional regulator, translated as MQDYINKDEFLKLLKLANLNKKQLAEISGIPYATINNWGYRTPYPIFVRFMLENYIKTKACNIDDEIIIKAKKYDELMLFLKEQNEKS; from the coding sequence ATGCAAGATTATATTAATAAAGATGAATTTTTAAAACTTTTAAAATTAGCCAACTTGAATAAAAAGCAATTGGCTGAAATTAGTGGAATCCCTTATGCAACAATTAATAATTGGGGTTATCGCACACCTTACCCAATTTTTGTTAGGTTCATGCTGGAAAACTACATTAAAACTAAAGCTTGTAATATTGATGATGAAATCATCATAAAAGCTAAAAAATATGATGAGTTAATGCTTTTTTTGAAGGAGCAAAATGAAAAATCTTAG
- a CDS encoding Fur family transcriptional regulator, translated as MNFETQLKAKKLKVTPQRMAILSTIYQSGHIGIEEIYEKIKKDYPSISLATIYKNIASLHEANILREVKVPSQKQKYELACEKHLHVACEKCGKLEDVYFDVESVLNECSNATDYKIHDMNAMFIGVCAKCANS; from the coding sequence ATGAATTTCGAGACGCAATTGAAAGCAAAAAAACTTAAAGTAACTCCACAGAGAATGGCCATATTGAGTACGATTTATCAAAGTGGACATATTGGAATTGAAGAAATTTATGAAAAAATTAAAAAAGATTATCCATCAATTTCTTTAGCGACAATTTATAAAAACATCGCTTCGTTACATGAGGCAAATATTTTAAGGGAGGTAAAAGTTCCTTCTCAAAAACAAAAATATGAATTAGCATGCGAAAAACATCTTCATGTAGCTTGTGAAAAATGTGGTAAGCTTGAGGATGTGTATTTTGATGTTGAAAGTGTACTTAATGAATGCAGTAATGCTACAGATTATAAAATTCATGATATGAATGCAATGTTTATTGGTGTTTGCGCAAAATGTGCAAATAGTTAA
- the rimM gene encoding ribosome maturation factor RimM (Essential for efficient processing of 16S rRNA): MKSNIQNNIQNTLIEVARLGKSVGLHGAMKCHILTDFPEIFQTNTTFFATSMSSFHKNTTSLTLKSFDSKKQLIIFHEITTPESAKTLTNCMLSCSIEDTKKYCHLNKDEFFWFDIIGCMVLENNEKLGKVTDIQRITNTDFLIIQTDEKLCKQYTKTFLIPYINQFILTTDITNKTIQTQNAKAILEES; encoded by the coding sequence ATGAAGAGCAATATTCAAAATAATATTCAAAACACGCTTATAGAAGTTGCAAGGCTTGGAAAAAGTGTTGGTCTACATGGTGCAATGAAATGCCATATTCTTACAGATTTTCCAGAGATTTTTCAAACCAACACTACTTTCTTTGCCACTTCCATGTCCTCATTTCACAAAAATACCACATCTTTAACCCTAAAAAGTTTTGATTCAAAAAAACAGCTTATTATATTCCATGAAATCACGACACCAGAATCTGCAAAAACTCTTACCAATTGTATGCTAAGCTGCTCCATTGAAGACACAAAAAAATATTGCCATCTTAATAAAGATGAGTTTTTTTGGTTTGATATCATAGGGTGTATGGTTTTAGAAAATAATGAAAAATTAGGAAAGGTTACAGATATCCAACGAATCACAAATACAGATTTTTTAATTATTCAAACTGATGAAAAACTCTGTAAACAATATACAAAAACCTTTTTAATCCCCTATATTAATCAATTTATTTTAACAACAGACATCACAAATAAAACCATACAAACACAAAATGCAAAAGCCATTTTAGAAGAAAGCTAA
- a CDS encoding KH domain-containing protein has translation MIEDFLTEYTKKIVKNPERVRVSKEKTTDGYDFVIFAATEDIGKIVGKDGKMIASIKAFISGCKAKNGLNYKVMAKAIHEEQYSK, from the coding sequence ATGATTGAAGACTTTCTTACCGAATACACAAAAAAGATTGTCAAAAACCCAGAGCGTGTACGTGTATCCAAAGAAAAAACAACCGACGGATACGACTTTGTTATTTTTGCTGCCACGGAAGATATAGGAAAAATTGTTGGTAAAGATGGCAAGATGATTGCCTCTATCAAAGCTTTTATATCAGGATGCAAGGCAAAAAATGGTTTGAATTACAAGGTAATGGCTAAAGCAATCCATGAAGAGCAATATTCAAAATAA
- a CDS encoding DNA adenine methylase, with protein MTPTTLRAPFGWVGGKSALAKKIVELMPEHKMYIEVFGGALNVLYRKPIAKREIINDINGDLINLHQVIKNHPETLREKLKMELKSREIFNRIKRGEYEIRGDIDRAMQFYYRIKNTFGCNQTTFAETCVRNLAKDFKKYSERLRRVTIENKSFDEIIKQYDRDYSLFYLDPPYVGTEKYYDTGFGIKEHKELAELLKNIKGRFMLSYEDNEMIRELYKDYYFKTITIDRTLSNNTGKRKRAIELIISNFKLQEE; from the coding sequence TTGACCCCTACAACATTAAGAGCACCATTTGGCTGGGTTGGTGGAAAAAGTGCATTAGCAAAAAAGATAGTGGAATTAATGCCAGAGCATAAAATGTATATTGAAGTATTTGGAGGAGCATTAAATGTGCTTTATAGAAAGCCAATAGCTAAAAGAGAAATTATTAATGATATAAATGGGGATTTAATTAATTTGCATCAAGTGATTAAAAATCACCCAGAAACCTTGAGAGAAAAACTAAAAATGGAGCTAAAAAGCCGAGAAATTTTCAATCGCATAAAAAGAGGCGAATATGAAATAAGAGGTGATATTGATAGAGCCATGCAGTTTTATTATAGGATAAAAAATACCTTTGGCTGTAACCAGACCACATTTGCAGAAACATGTGTGAGGAATTTAGCAAAAGATTTTAAAAAGTATAGTGAAAGATTAAGAAGAGTAACTATTGAAAATAAAAGCTTTGATGAAATCATTAAACAATATGATAGAGATTATAGTTTATTTTATTTAGACCCGCCTTATGTTGGAACAGAGAAATATTATGACACTGGCTTTGGAATAAAAGAACATAAAGAATTAGCAGAATTATTAAAAAACATTAAAGGGAGGTTTATGCTAAGCTATGAGGATAATGAAATGATAAGAGAGCTTTATAAGGATTATTATTTTAAAACAATCACCATAGACAGAACATTAAGCAATAACACAGGGAAAAGAAAGAGAGCTATTGAATTAATCATTAGTAATTTTAAATTACAGGAAGAATAA
- a CDS encoding Rha family transcriptional regulator: MNTLISINNVNVSFEVVGDEIFANSLQIAEVFEKRHDIILRAIKNLPKDNFNHHNFVAVKIKDKKGELRPCYNLTRDGFSLLVMGFTGEKAYKFKIEFIKAFNEMEKRLKILEQENIKKLALHQSLGYKSQLAQQKEKYQNKIKALQYDLDRVKNTQGLKRKLSNKELRELKKILAKDYDIICFDKTDCLLFAEKASEEHDIENRHSIYKGIKNKFERKLIYWQNYEKMEKRFKAIFR, encoded by the coding sequence ATGAATACCTTAATCTCTATAAACAATGTAAATGTATCTTTTGAAGTTGTTGGTGATGAGATTTTTGCCAACTCTTTACAAATAGCTGAAGTTTTTGAAAAACGACACGATATTATTTTAAGAGCCATTAAAAATTTACCAAAAGATAATTTTAACCACCACAATTTTGTGGCGGTTAAAATTAAAGACAAAAAAGGAGAGTTAAGACCTTGCTATAATCTTACCCGCGATGGTTTTTCTTTGCTTGTAATGGGATTTACAGGAGAGAAGGCTTATAAATTTAAAATAGAGTTTATCAAAGCCTTTAATGAGATGGAAAAACGCTTAAAAATTTTAGAGCAAGAAAACATCAAGAAACTAGCATTGCATCAAAGTTTAGGTTACAAATCCCAACTAGCACAACAAAAAGAAAAATATCAAAATAAAATCAAAGCATTACAATATGATTTAGATAGAGTGAAGAATACACAAGGGCTTAAAAGAAAGCTAAGCAATAAAGAACTAAGAGAACTTAAAAAAATCCTAGCAAAAGATTACGACATAATTTGTTTTGATAAAACTGATTGTCTACTATTTGCTGAAAAAGCTTCAGAAGAACATGATATAGAAAATCGCCACTCTATTTATAAAGGAATAAAAAACAAGTTTGAACGCAAATTAATATACTGGCAAAATTATGAAAAAATGGAAAAAAGATTCAAGGCTATTTTTAGATAA
- a CDS encoding phage terminase large subunit family protein has translation MELIQIFCNSIFIKPRLNLLEWSEKYRILSQESSAHFGRFKALPYQKEVMEEISNEENQEIVLMWASQLGKSEILNNTLGYFIHQDPATILFLLPTEDIAEDYSKRRLAPMFRDIKELRELIYNKDSNNTILLKNFKGGNLALVGSNSPSKLASKPIRVLIVDEVDRCEITKEGHSIDLAQKRTNTFYNRKIIKVSTPTITGSSVIEKEFEGSDKRRYYVPCPYCKFYQTLIFSQIKWEKDTKGEHLIDTARYMCIECEKLWSEEEKNKAVSKGRWEREKESKKVGFFLNAIYSPFFKMSEIVKDFLESKDNINKMQVFKNTILAESFEPPSIKLEDVELYKRREDYKPTELPDDIIFITAGVDIQGDRIEIEFKGFGLGYENWGVEHVRLMGNTDESAVWERCYRELKKPFYTKTGRKMISSVCLIDSGDKAQRVYSFVKLDKRFFATKGASESEKKKDFVNKPKEIQKGVKLYSIGTYAGKSELLRLLRIKDIGAGYCHYPMSYDMDYFQELTAEKLTKIKTKSGYYTYSFQKVRERNEALDLSVLCLAGAKILKLDSLIIKKGS, from the coding sequence ATGGAATTAATACAAATATTTTGCAATAGTATTTTTATCAAACCGCGTTTAAATTTATTAGAGTGGAGTGAGAAATATAGAATTCTTAGCCAAGAAAGCTCTGCACATTTTGGAAGGTTTAAAGCATTGCCTTATCAAAAAGAAGTGATGGAAGAAATAAGCAATGAAGAAAATCAAGAGATTGTTTTAATGTGGGCATCACAACTTGGCAAAAGTGAAATATTAAATAACACATTAGGTTACTTTATCCATCAAGACCCCGCCACCATTCTTTTTTTATTGCCCACAGAAGATATTGCAGAAGATTATTCTAAAAGACGATTAGCACCTATGTTTAGAGATATTAAAGAATTAAGGGAGTTAATTTACAACAAGGATTCTAACAATACGATTTTATTAAAAAATTTTAAAGGTGGCAACCTTGCATTAGTAGGAAGCAATAGCCCTAGCAAATTGGCAAGTAAGCCCATACGCGTTTTAATCGTTGATGAGGTGGATAGATGTGAAATAACCAAAGAAGGTCATAGTATTGATCTAGCACAAAAAAGAACCAACACTTTTTATAATAGAAAAATCATTAAAGTTAGCACCCCCACAATTACAGGAAGTAGTGTCATTGAAAAAGAGTTTGAAGGAAGTGATAAAAGGCGTTATTATGTGCCCTGCCCTTATTGTAAATTCTATCAAACCTTAATCTTTAGTCAAATTAAATGGGAGAAAGATACTAAAGGAGAGCATTTGATTGATACTGCAAGATATATGTGCATTGAATGTGAGAAGTTATGGAGTGAAGAAGAAAAAAATAAAGCAGTAAGTAAAGGAAGGTGGGAGAGGGAAAAAGAGAGTAAAAAAGTAGGATTTTTTCTTAATGCTATCTACTCACCATTTTTTAAAATGAGTGAGATTGTAAAAGACTTTTTAGAAAGCAAAGACAATATCAATAAAATGCAAGTATTTAAAAACACTATTTTGGCTGAGAGCTTTGAGCCACCAAGCATTAAGCTTGAAGATGTAGAGCTTTATAAAAGAAGAGAAGATTATAAACCCACAGAACTGCCAGATGATATTATATTTATTACTGCGGGAGTAGATATACAAGGCGATAGAATTGAAATTGAATTTAAAGGCTTTGGACTAGGATATGAGAACTGGGGAGTGGAGCATGTAAGATTAATGGGCAATACTGATGAGAGTGCTGTGTGGGAGAGATGCTATAGAGAGCTTAAAAAACCTTTTTATACAAAGACTGGAAGAAAGATGATTTCCTCTGTTTGTTTAATTGATAGTGGGGATAAAGCCCAGAGGGTGTATAGTTTTGTAAAACTTGATAAACGATTTTTTGCAACTAAAGGTGCTAGTGAGAGTGAAAAGAAAAAAGATTTTGTAAATAAACCAAAGGAAATACAAAAAGGAGTGAAACTTTATTCCATAGGAACTTATGCAGGAAAAAGTGAGCTTTTAAGATTACTTAGAATTAAAGATATAGGAGCGGGATATTGTCATTATCCTATGAGCTATGACATGGATTATTTTCAAGAGCTAACCGCAGAAAAACTTACAAAAATCAAAACAAAAAGCGGGTATTATACTTATTCTTTTCAAAAGGTAAGAGAGAGAAATGAAGCACTAGATTTATCCGTGCTTTGTCTTGCAGGAGCTAAGATATTAAAGCTTGATAGCTTAATCATTAAAAAGGGGTCTTAA
- the trmD gene encoding tRNA (guanosine(37)-N1)-methyltransferase TrmD, translating to MHFHFFTLFPNLITPYFEESILKKARENDLIHIKVTNLRNFSTNPYLKVDNTQIGGGAGQVIDFEILHNALSPIQNTHHIIFLTPCGKLFNNHDAKRLSQKKNIAFVCGRYEGFDERAIEMYADEVLCIGDFILTGGELAALCLCDSIARQIPRVLGNQESLSGESFEKNLLEAPVFSKTKIKLQKNKFFYTPSEYSKGNHSIMQGLKLDLSLAKTKYFRPDLFQLQKFYNKGER from the coding sequence ATGCATTTTCATTTTTTTACCCTATTTCCCAATCTCATTACTCCCTATTTTGAAGAATCTATTCTTAAAAAAGCAAGAGAAAATGACCTTATCCATATAAAAGTAACAAATCTCAGAAATTTTTCTACAAACCCCTATCTTAAAGTAGATAACACACAAATTGGTGGAGGCGCTGGACAAGTTATAGATTTTGAAATCCTACATAACGCTCTCTCTCCTATTCAAAACACGCATCATATTATTTTTTTAACCCCATGTGGAAAACTCTTTAATAACCACGATGCCAAACGCCTCAGTCAGAAAAAAAATATTGCTTTTGTTTGCGGTCGTTATGAGGGCTTTGATGAAAGGGCTATTGAAATGTATGCGGATGAAGTATTGTGTATCGGGGATTTTATCCTCACAGGAGGAGAACTTGCGGCACTTTGTCTTTGCGATAGTATTGCAAGACAAATTCCCCGTGTTTTAGGAAATCAAGAATCATTATCTGGGGAAAGTTTTGAAAAAAATCTTCTTGAAGCACCGGTTTTTTCAAAAACTAAGATAAAATTACAAAAAAATAAATTTTTTTATACTCCTTCAGAGTATTCAAAGGGAAATCATAGTATAATGCAAGGTTTAAAGCTGGATTTATCTCTGGCAAAAACTAAGTATTTTAGACCAGACTTATTTCAATTACAGAAATTTTACAACAAGGGTGAAAGATGA
- a CDS encoding transcriptional regulator encodes MKQRSKEVTAQEIKDFCKEQGLTYKQLGDLIGYSESSLKSILTTGKISENLEKSIKLLIDNRDLKLKLKEMDNLKNTLKTLLDLK; translated from the coding sequence GTGAAACAAAGGAGCAAAGAAGTGACAGCACAAGAGATAAAAGACTTTTGCAAGGAGCAAGGACTAACTTATAAGCAATTGGGTGATCTGATAGGGTATAGTGAGAGTTCTTTAAAAAGTATATTAACAACAGGGAAAATTAGCGAAAATTTAGAAAAATCCATAAAGCTACTTATAGATAATAGAGATTTGAAGTTAAAATTAAAAGAAATGGATAATCTTAAAAACACACTAAAAACGCTACTAGACTTAAAATAA
- a CDS encoding transcriptional regulator, translating into MKQRSKEVTAQEIKDFCKEQGLTYKQLGELIGMTEPSIKTALSIDKISNQIEASINLLKKVKEQEQELKEFRALKEILINLTRQDK; encoded by the coding sequence GTGAAACAAAGGAGTAAAGAAGTGACAGCACAAGAGATAAAAGACTTTTGCAAGGAGCAAGGACTAACTTATAAGCAATTGGGTGAGCTGATAGGAATGACTGAACCTAGCATAAAAACAGCCTTAAGTATTGATAAAATTAGCAACCAAATTGAAGCTAGTATCAATTTGCTTAAAAAAGTTAAAGAGCAAGAACAAGAATTAAAAGAATTTAGAGCATTAAAAGAAATCTTAATTAATCTTACAAGACAGGATAAATAA
- the rpsP gene encoding 30S ribosomal protein S16, whose protein sequence is MATVIRLTRMGRKKKPFYRIVVTDSRKRRDGGWIESIGFYNPLLENTSVKVNEERLNYWKSVGAKMSERVEKLTSK, encoded by the coding sequence ATGGCTACAGTAATTAGATTGACAAGAATGGGAAGAAAGAAAAAACCTTTTTATCGCATCGTAGTTACAGATTCTAGAAAAAGACGTGATGGTGGCTGGATTGAATCTATTGGTTTTTACAACCCTTTATTAGAAAATACATCTGTAAAAGTTAATGAAGAACGTTTAAACTACTGGAAAAGCGTAGGCGCCAAAATGAGTGAACGCGTAGAAAAACTTACAAGCAAGTAA
- the rplS gene encoding 50S ribosomal protein L19: MKNRYIESFERTQIGEKKAPQFKAGDTLKLGIQIKEGEKTRIQNFEGLCIAVRGNGVDRTFTVRKMGANNIGVEKTFPLYSASLDSIQVLRIGRVRRAKLYYLRDRKGKAARIRELRK; encoded by the coding sequence ATGAAAAATAGATATATCGAGAGTTTTGAAAGAACTCAAATCGGTGAGAAAAAAGCTCCTCAATTCAAAGCGGGCGATACCTTAAAGCTAGGTATTCAAATCAAAGAAGGTGAAAAAACTCGTATTCAGAATTTTGAAGGTTTATGCATTGCTGTTCGTGGAAATGGTGTAGATAGAACTTTTACAGTTAGAAAAATGGGTGCTAACAATATTGGTGTTGAAAAAACCTTCCCGTTATACAGTGCCAGCTTAGATAGTATTCAGGTTTTAAGAATCGGTAGAGTAAGAAGAGCAAAACTCTATTATCTAAGAGATCGAAAAGGTAAAGCTGCTAGAATTAGAGAGCTTAGAAAATAA
- a CDS encoding dATP/dGTP diphosphohydrolase domain-containing protein yields MNKDFEEFFKDAPTMEQKEELLKNNNFMKLDHEKLKYHLLPPLALKKVVGVLTYGANKYAEENWRNSKKEDYKRMLSATYRHIEAYRSGEYFDNESKYPHLAHAICNLLFLLELEKV; encoded by the coding sequence ATGAATAAAGATTTTGAAGAGTTTTTTAAAGATGCACCAACTATGGAACAAAAAGAAGAGCTATTAAAAAATAATAATTTTATGAAGTTAGATCATGAAAAATTAAAATATCACTTATTGCCCCCCTTAGCATTAAAAAAAGTTGTTGGAGTTTTAACTTATGGAGCAAATAAATATGCTGAAGAAAATTGGAGGAATTCTAAAAAAGAAGATTATAAAAGAATGCTGAGTGCAACTTATAGACACATAGAAGCTTATAGAAGTGGTGAATACTTTGATAATGAAAGTAAATATCCACACCTAGCCCATGCAATATGTAATCTTTTATTTTTATTAGAGCTTGAAAAAGTATGA